Proteins encoded together in one Psychrobacter sanguinis window:
- a CDS encoding ABC transporter substrate-binding protein: MGMVISLMACQPKEDSKVDSKAENNKLTDVMVSLDWVPNTNHTGLYVAQEKGYFKEQGLNVKIVQPSEDSASTLVANNRADFGIYFQPNMTSRLEKGVPITAVAAILQHNPAGLLSLKSLGAKSPKDLNGKRYSTWEDPIDDATVAHVVGDKLVKIPGEATDATVALRMNQFDYILAYYGWDGIHAKMQDVETNFFFLRDYEPIFDYYAPVIITNNKLLETNPELVKKTLAAMKKGYLYAAKNPEESADILVKYAPETNKELALASQKYISTQYLDDNGEWGKFDYNRWDRFYDWVYKQGLIEKPLPPQAGVTNDYL; encoded by the coding sequence ATGGGGATGGTAATAAGTCTAATGGCTTGCCAGCCTAAAGAGGACTCGAAGGTCGATTCGAAGGCTGAGAATAATAAGCTAACTGACGTCATGGTTTCTTTGGACTGGGTACCGAATACCAATCACACCGGTCTTTATGTGGCACAGGAGAAGGGCTATTTTAAAGAGCAGGGCTTAAATGTAAAAATAGTTCAGCCAAGTGAGGACAGTGCCTCAACCTTAGTGGCCAATAATCGAGCTGATTTTGGTATTTATTTCCAACCAAATATGACCAGTAGGCTTGAGAAAGGGGTGCCAATTACAGCAGTTGCAGCTATTTTGCAGCATAACCCAGCAGGCCTATTGTCGCTAAAGTCACTGGGAGCTAAGTCACCGAAAGATTTAAATGGCAAGCGTTATTCAACTTGGGAAGATCCCATTGATGATGCCACTGTGGCACACGTTGTAGGTGATAAATTGGTTAAAATTCCAGGCGAGGCTACCGATGCGACTGTAGCGTTACGTATGAACCAGTTTGATTATATCTTAGCTTATTACGGTTGGGACGGTATCCATGCCAAGATGCAAGATGTGGAAACTAACTTCTTCTTTCTGAGAGATTATGAACCCATTTTCGATTATTATGCCCCGGTTATTATTACCAATAATAAGTTATTGGAAACCAATCCAGAGTTGGTTAAGAAAACCTTAGCTGCCATGAAAAAAGGCTATTTGTATGCAGCCAAAAATCCTGAAGAAAGTGCAGATATTTTAGTGAAGTATGCGCCAGAGACCAATAAAGAATTGGCCTTAGCCAGTCAGAAGTATATCTCTACCCAATATTTGGATGACAATGGCGAATGGGGTAAGTTTGATTATAATCGTTGGGACAGATTCTATGATTGGGTTTATAAGCAAGGTCTTATTGAAAAGCCATTACCGCCTCAAGCAGGTGTCACTAACGATTATTTATAA
- a CDS encoding ABC transporter permease, giving the protein MTSNQKRPQVSRQVISLIKSHILVILILAIWQICVSMQFIPDYLLPSPLQIVEAFIDDFPLLMQHAKYTLITAFIGTTIGLVISFVLSICMDLSKTVKELIYPIILLNQTIPTIAIAPLLIIWLGYGITPKVVLVILAVFFPITIALVDGYQSVSREHLNLFKSIKASKYQLYRHLKIPSAMGSFFTGLKVALSYALISAVIAEWLGGYYGLGVYMTRVRKSYDLDSMFAVIFLISFLTILLIGFVKWLERRVLRHNYL; this is encoded by the coding sequence ATGACAAGCAACCAAAAACGGCCCCAAGTAAGCAGGCAAGTTATTAGCCTTATTAAAAGTCATATTTTAGTGATTTTGATATTAGCTATCTGGCAGATTTGTGTGTCAATGCAATTTATACCCGATTATTTATTGCCATCACCATTACAGATTGTTGAGGCCTTTATTGACGACTTTCCTTTGTTAATGCAACATGCTAAATATACGTTAATCACTGCGTTTATTGGTACTACCATTGGCCTTGTTATCAGCTTCGTACTATCCATATGTATGGATTTGTCAAAGACGGTGAAGGAGCTTATTTACCCGATAATTTTATTGAACCAGACCATTCCTACAATTGCTATTGCTCCGCTGCTTATTATTTGGTTGGGCTATGGCATCACGCCCAAAGTGGTTTTAGTGATTTTGGCGGTATTCTTTCCTATTACCATTGCTCTGGTAGATGGCTATCAGTCGGTGAGTCGCGAGCATTTGAATCTGTTTAAATCAATAAAAGCGTCAAAATATCAGCTATACCGTCATTTGAAAATACCCTCAGCGATGGGATCTTTTTTTACTGGGCTAAAAGTAGCACTGTCGTATGCTTTAATATCGGCCGTAATTGCTGAATGGCTTGGCGGCTATTATGGACTAGGGGTGTACATGACACGAGTGCGTAAGTCTTATGATTTAGACAGTATGTTTGCGGTGATTTTTTTGATTAGTTTCTTAACTATTTTACTCATTGGGTTTGTTAAATGGTTAGAAAGAAGAGTGCTAAGACATAACTATTTATAA
- a CDS encoding ABC transporter ATP-binding protein, with the protein MDKLLVLKAITHAFDQKPIFENLNMAIAENDVVSIVGASGVGKTTLFNIAAGLLTPTAGEVWINGVETTGQAGTVGYMLQKDLLLPFKTVFDNIALPLTLKGYSKAKIADIVNPQLPSFGLQGLEHQYPQTLSGGQRQRAALLRTYLSDNPIMLLDEPFSALDFVTKDEMYHWFSKLQKRLGLTCLIITHDIDEAIYLSNHLYVLKGTPAHFTEHFEIPKEEGFLDSQQYLILKKQILKAIQD; encoded by the coding sequence ATGGATAAGCTACTTGTTTTAAAAGCAATCACCCATGCCTTTGACCAAAAGCCTATATTTGAGAATTTGAATATGGCGATTGCTGAAAATGATGTGGTAAGTATTGTCGGGGCCAGTGGTGTGGGTAAAACCACATTATTTAATATTGCTGCAGGACTGCTGACTCCAACGGCTGGTGAAGTCTGGATTAATGGTGTGGAAACCACAGGGCAGGCAGGAACGGTAGGCTATATGCTACAAAAAGACCTGCTGCTGCCTTTTAAAACAGTGTTTGATAACATTGCTCTGCCGCTAACCTTAAAAGGATACAGTAAGGCAAAAATTGCAGATATTGTAAATCCGCAATTGCCCAGTTTTGGGCTGCAAGGTCTAGAGCATCAATACCCACAAACGCTCTCCGGGGGTCAACGTCAACGTGCCGCGTTGTTGAGAACTTATCTAAGTGACAACCCAATTATGCTGCTTGATGAGCCTTTTTCAGCACTGGATTTCGTCACCAAAGATGAAATGTATCATTGGTTTAGTAAGCTACAAAAAAGACTAGGCTTAACTTGTCTGATTATTACCCATGACATAGATGAGGCCATTTATTTGTCCAATCACTTGTATGTGCTAAAGGGGACACCCGCCCATTTCACTGAGCATTTTGAGATACCCAAAGAGGAGGGGTTTTTGGACAGTCAACAGTATCTTATTTTAAAAAAGCAAATACTAAAGGCCATTCAAGACTGA